Below is a window of Nocardia asteroides DNA.
CCGCGGCGACGAGCCAGTCGGCCATCGCGTCGGCCTCGCTCAGGCCGGCCCGCGGATTACCGCCGGTGACGATGATCGGCGACCACGGCGCGAACACCGCCTGCACCGCGCCCGCGCGCAGCCGCCGGATCAGTTCCGGGCGCATCGTGCCCTCGGGGGTGAGGCCGTAGCCGAGGATCACCACGGCGGTGTCGCCGCCGTAGGTGCCCGGCAGCCCCGGGGTCAGCAGCCGGTGCAGGTCCTGCACCGGCTCGGCGGCGCCCGGTTGGGCTGCCGCGCAGACCAATCCGGCCGCCGTGACCGCGGCACACACCCCACGCATCATCCAGGTCGCCCACAGCATTCCCGTCGCCTCCTCGAGCCGGCGACCGATCGGCGCGATCGGTCGAGGAGGCCAACAGTGCGCTGCCGCCGGGTGTGCGGGAAGGGCTTCGACCTGCGGTTACCACAGGTCACAGCGCGTGGGCGAGATCCGCTGGGGCGCAGCATCGCAAAGATTCCGGAACCGGCCGGGGTCCCGGTTACCGCTGGGCGGGACGGATCAGCCGCCGGGACGCAGCGCGAGGTAGAGCGCGAGCGCCGTCGTGAAGACGACGATCAGCGCCACCGTCGACCAGCGCGGCCTGCCCCGGTGCACCACCGGATGCCGGCCGCCGAGCAGCGACGGCGCGACCGACGGGTCGATGTGCCGGTGCGGCATCGGCGGCAGCGGAGTATCGCCGCCGCCCGAACTCGCGCCGCTCGGAGTGTCCTCGGAGCCTTCGCCGTTCGCCATCTCTCGACAGTATCGCGCGGGGCCCGGTTCGTCGCGGAGTTCCCGTGGCGCCTAGTCCTCGGCCAGTGCGGCCAGCACCCCCTCGCCGTAGCGGGCCAGCTTGTTCTCACCGACCCCACC
It encodes the following:
- a CDS encoding YdcF family protein; translated protein: MLWATWMMRGVCAAVTAAGLVCAAAQPGAAEPVQDLHRLLTPGLPGTYGGDTAVVILGYGLTPEGTMRPELIRRLRAGAVQAVFAPWSPIIVTGGNPRAGLSEADAMADWLVAAGIDPARILREPHAESTVANARNTAAVMAEHQLRSAVLVTSGDHVDRARAAFADAGVLVVGELTPDRTLWPALPLRIDQFGPALPPA